A genomic segment from Chitinophaga flava encodes:
- a CDS encoding TonB-dependent receptor has protein sequence MLCCILVIPFLLFAQETTSDIAGIIGSEQGPVPGASIIALHQPTGTRYVTVSRKDGRFNLPNLRVGGPYVLTVSYIGFKDEKRENIFLQLGQEYKADIRLQQSTSNLNEIVVKTASQSKVINQARTGSQEIITRAQMDRLPTVTRSMQDFTKLTPSANGLNIGGRSNQLNNITVDGANFNNSFGLQPTLGSQTASQPISLEALEQIQVNVSPYDVKQGGFSGAGINSVTKSGTNQFKGTVYTYIQSPGLQGLKVGTAQVAKPVFDYNLRGFSAGGAIVPNKVFFFISAEQERITASATSMVANTKAGAPATGNVSRAVADTLNQLRQFLIDNYQYNPGEYQGYAYRTSSDKITAKIDWNVNESNTFTFKYNYLKSYKDISASNSGAPGAGRQPSNTGLPFSGSGYTINNNFNIFIAELNTRIGNRASNKLQVGFSAMRDFRTALSEKEFPLVDILDGQGNSYTAFGYEPFTYNNKLNTNVYQLSDIFNLYKGKHEITIGTQNYYKTFVNGFAPNYIGNYRFNTLTDFYASAKNGLTNASRYALSYTTTKDGSFPYAKINMLELGAFIQDKWSINNHFTLTYGLRIDVPVIGSTFDKNDSLAALTFRDGIQVDVSRAPKTKPMFSPRIGFNWDATHDGKTQVRGGIGLFSGPPPAVWLSNQAGNNGVQFGSFVGQTNENIPSIPYAFNPDPNKYRVVTTEPSKQYNIAVTDRNFKYPQVLKMTLAVDRQLPGGIIATLEGNYSKDINAVYFQNINLPTTGIQLDSTPDHRLRYSSPKMYGAGTSLGNPNISDAILMRNTNKGYSYFVTLQVQKNLPNLYLSAAYTYSKSRSVNDGGTIAQGNWRDRPVSGDPNDPTLGYSNYYIPHRVIAAATYKFNWAKNFATSIGMIFEAAPNGVASYTYNGDLNNDGSGGNNDLIYIPASKSDIKLVPVGYGDKTFDPANPADKRSEAVIWNQLDNFIKQDDYLSRHRGQYAERNAVVAPFFKRMDINITQDIYVFSGKQKNKHTLRLTFDIINFGNLLNRKWGTYQIANVPSFLKYEGQLRDANGKATSAPAFSFPYLDKDNQIPATNSWRDNTNIISRWQGQIGVRYIFN, from the coding sequence ATGCTATGCTGCATACTCGTAATCCCCTTTTTGCTTTTTGCCCAGGAAACCACATCTGACATCGCCGGTATCATCGGCAGTGAACAGGGTCCTGTGCCAGGAGCAAGTATTATTGCCCTCCATCAGCCTACAGGCACCCGTTATGTGACCGTGTCCCGTAAGGATGGACGTTTCAACCTCCCCAACCTGCGCGTAGGTGGACCTTATGTGCTCACTGTTTCCTACATCGGCTTTAAGGATGAAAAACGCGAAAACATCTTCCTGCAGCTGGGTCAGGAATACAAGGCTGATATACGCCTGCAGCAAAGTACCAGCAACCTCAACGAGATAGTAGTGAAAACTGCCAGCCAGAGCAAGGTTATCAACCAAGCCCGCACCGGCAGCCAGGAAATCATTACCCGTGCTCAAATGGACCGCCTGCCAACCGTAACACGTTCCATGCAGGACTTCACCAAACTTACCCCATCCGCCAACGGCCTCAACATCGGTGGCAGAAGCAACCAGCTCAACAACATCACTGTGGATGGTGCCAACTTCAACAACTCATTCGGTCTGCAGCCTACACTCGGCTCCCAGACAGCTTCACAGCCTATCAGCCTCGAAGCCCTCGAACAAATCCAGGTGAACGTTTCTCCCTACGACGTGAAACAGGGCGGCTTCTCCGGTGCCGGTATCAACAGTGTTACCAAAAGCGGTACCAACCAGTTTAAAGGTACTGTATACACTTACATCCAGTCACCCGGCCTGCAGGGCCTGAAAGTAGGCACTGCACAGGTAGCCAAACCTGTGTTTGACTATAACCTGCGCGGCTTCTCCGCCGGCGGTGCTATAGTACCCAACAAGGTGTTCTTCTTTATCAGCGCAGAACAGGAAAGAATTACCGCATCTGCCACCAGTATGGTAGCGAATACCAAAGCCGGCGCACCCGCTACTGGTAACGTTTCCAGAGCTGTAGCTGATACACTTAATCAACTCCGTCAGTTCCTGATCGACAACTATCAGTACAACCCCGGCGAATATCAAGGCTATGCCTATCGCACTTCCAGCGATAAAATCACCGCTAAAATTGACTGGAACGTAAATGAAAGCAACACGTTTACTTTCAAATACAACTACCTCAAATCCTACAAGGATATCTCAGCCAGCAACAGCGGCGCGCCCGGAGCAGGCCGTCAGCCCAGCAATACAGGCTTACCCTTCAGCGGAAGTGGTTACACCATCAACAACAACTTTAATATCTTCATCGCCGAACTGAACACCCGCATCGGCAACCGTGCTTCCAACAAATTACAGGTAGGTTTCTCTGCGATGAGAGACTTCAGAACAGCACTGTCTGAGAAAGAATTCCCGCTGGTAGACATCCTCGACGGACAAGGCAACAGCTACACCGCCTTCGGTTATGAGCCTTTTACCTACAACAATAAATTAAACACCAACGTATACCAGCTGTCTGATATCTTCAACCTCTACAAAGGCAAACACGAAATCACCATCGGTACACAGAACTATTACAAAACGTTTGTAAACGGATTTGCTCCTAACTATATTGGCAACTACCGTTTCAACACACTCACTGATTTTTATGCCAGTGCCAAAAACGGTCTGACCAACGCATCCCGTTATGCGCTGTCTTATACCACTACTAAAGATGGTTCTTTCCCTTATGCTAAAATTAATATGCTGGAACTGGGTGCCTTTATCCAGGACAAATGGAGCATCAACAATCACTTCACACTGACTTACGGTTTACGTATAGACGTTCCTGTTATAGGCAGCACCTTCGACAAAAATGACTCCCTCGCAGCACTGACCTTCCGCGATGGTATCCAGGTGGATGTAAGCCGTGCGCCTAAAACAAAGCCCATGTTTTCTCCCCGTATCGGCTTCAACTGGGATGCCACTCATGACGGTAAAACACAGGTACGTGGTGGTATCGGTCTGTTCTCCGGTCCTCCGCCGGCAGTATGGCTGAGCAACCAGGCAGGTAACAACGGTGTACAGTTTGGTTCATTCGTGGGTCAAACCAATGAAAATATACCTTCTATTCCATACGCCTTCAATCCGGATCCTAACAAATACCGGGTTGTGACAACAGAACCGTCCAAACAATATAATATAGCCGTTACCGATAGAAACTTTAAATATCCCCAGGTGCTGAAAATGACACTGGCAGTAGATCGCCAGCTGCCTGGCGGTATTATAGCCACACTGGAAGGTAACTACTCCAAAGACATCAATGCGGTATATTTCCAGAACATCAACCTGCCAACAACCGGTATTCAGCTGGACAGCACACCGGATCACCGTCTGCGTTACAGCTCTCCCAAAATGTATGGCGCCGGTACCAGCCTGGGTAATCCCAATATCAGCGATGCTATCCTGATGCGTAATACCAACAAAGGTTACTCTTACTTTGTAACTTTACAGGTGCAGAAAAATCTGCCAAACCTGTACCTCAGTGCGGCCTATACCTACAGCAAGTCCCGCTCTGTAAACGACGGTGGTACCATTGCACAAGGCAACTGGCGCGACCGCCCCGTAAGTGGCGATCCTAACGATCCCACATTGGGATACTCCAACTATTATATCCCTCACCGTGTGATTGCTGCCGCTACCTATAAATTCAACTGGGCTAAAAATTTCGCCACCTCTATCGGTATGATCTTCGAAGCTGCTCCTAATGGTGTTGCTTCTTATACCTACAACGGCGATCTCAACAATGATGGCTCCGGCGGAAACAATGACCTGATCTATATTCCAGCCAGCAAAAGCGATATCAAACTGGTACCGGTAGGTTACGGCGACAAAACCTTTGATCCCGCTAACCCCGCTGACAAACGCAGCGAAGCAGTTATCTGGAATCAGCTGGACAACTTCATCAAACAGGATGATTATCTGAGCCGCCACCGTGGCCAGTATGCAGAACGCAATGCAGTAGTGGCACCTTTCTTCAAACGCATGGATATCAACATCACACAGGATATCTATGTATTCAGTGGCAAGCAGAAAAACAAACACACGCTGCGCCTTACTTTCGACATCATCAACTTCGGTAATCTCCTCAACAGAAAATGGGGTACTTACCAGATTGCCAACGTACCTTCTTTCCTGAAGTATGAAGGCCAGCTCCGTGATGCCAATGGTAAAGCAACCAGCGCTCCTGCGTTCTCTTTCCCTTACCTCGACAAGGATAACCAGATTCCTGCAACCAACTCCTGGAGAGATAATACCAACATTATCTCCCGCTGGCAGGGTCAGATCGGCGTACGTTATATTTTTAACTAA
- a CDS encoding DUF5777 family beta-barrel protein, producing the protein MKIIVSLMLLAGISFYAQAQDDLSKLFDSTGVRHPKVLYTYKGTRIIMGHSTETLRKHELDFRVDHRFGDMAGEFGGVKTFYGMDNSTDIRIGLEYGITDRLMVGLGRSKGSGAQRQLVDVLAKYRLLEQTQDDHMPVSVSLLGTTVISCMTSEADPHQAAYFKDAADRMSYVAQAIVSRKFGILSLTLSPTFVHRNRVGYMDMNNLFAMGVGGRLKLSKRVGLIAEYYYPFRSNDSKDYYKKSTSLYNPLAVGVEIETGGHVFHINFTNATAIQETQFIPETTSSWLQGQYRWGFNISRRFTLFGKKDWKK; encoded by the coding sequence ATGAAAATTATTGTTTCCCTGATGCTGCTGGCCGGTATCAGCTTCTATGCCCAGGCACAGGATGACCTGAGCAAACTCTTCGATTCTACCGGTGTCCGGCATCCCAAAGTATTATATACCTATAAGGGCACCCGTATTATTATGGGGCATTCTACGGAAACACTCCGTAAACATGAACTGGACTTCCGCGTGGATCACCGCTTTGGTGACATGGCCGGAGAATTCGGTGGTGTAAAGACATTTTATGGCATGGACAATTCTACGGATATCCGTATTGGCCTGGAGTATGGTATTACAGACAGACTGATGGTGGGACTGGGACGTTCCAAAGGCTCCGGCGCACAACGCCAGCTGGTGGACGTACTGGCGAAATACCGTTTGCTGGAACAAACACAGGATGATCATATGCCAGTATCAGTGTCACTGCTGGGCACCACAGTGATATCCTGTATGACTTCGGAAGCGGACCCGCATCAGGCCGCGTATTTCAAGGATGCAGCAGACCGGATGAGTTATGTGGCCCAGGCTATTGTCTCCCGGAAATTTGGCATCTTGTCTTTAACGCTGTCTCCTACTTTCGTCCATCGCAACCGGGTAGGTTATATGGATATGAACAATCTGTTTGCCATGGGCGTTGGTGGCCGGCTGAAGCTGTCGAAGCGTGTGGGACTGATTGCTGAATATTATTATCCTTTCCGGTCTAATGACAGCAAGGATTACTACAAGAAGAGCACTTCGCTCTATAATCCACTGGCAGTAGGTGTTGAGATAGAAACCGGCGGACACGTGTTTCATATCAACTTCACCAATGCCACTGCTATCCAGGAAACCCAGTTCATACCAGAGACCACTTCCTCCTGGTTGCAGGGACAATACCGCTGGGGTTTTAATATTTCCCGTAGATTTACATTATTCGGGAAAAAGGATTGGAAAAAATAA
- the gldB gene encoding gliding motility lipoprotein GldB, which translates to MRHYPTYSLLAGCLMVLLFHACKPGSKAPDVSHIPMDVSIQRFDSALFTLDTNNLQPGLTALHASYPVFMPIYISEIMNMGAYTDSSREIQQQVRLFLTNPDFRQLEKAVTAKFGNTTSLQTQLAQAFRYTKYYIPAFHPPKVVTFISGIANYGAITIDSILGIGLDMYMGADFPPYARIPDYPDYMIQRFAPEYITTNCMQVIQQQLYPAPRNGGGLLEQMIEAGKQQYFLSKVLPQTADSIRFGYTKDQLQWCHENEKMIWQFFVQNNLLYSTDWQQINHFMTDAPSTQGMPEGSPGKIGYFVGYAIVSKYMEKHTDVTLQQLMESKNLLEIFKESKYRP; encoded by the coding sequence ATGCGACATTATCCTACATACTCCCTGCTTGCCGGCTGCCTGATGGTACTGCTGTTCCACGCCTGCAAGCCCGGCAGCAAAGCACCGGATGTAAGCCATATACCCATGGACGTTAGTATCCAGCGGTTCGATTCGGCCCTTTTCACCCTCGATACCAACAACCTGCAACCCGGCCTGACCGCCCTCCATGCCAGCTACCCTGTTTTTATGCCCATATACATATCTGAAATCATGAATATGGGTGCGTATACAGACAGCAGCAGGGAAATACAACAGCAGGTGCGGCTTTTCCTGACCAACCCCGACTTCCGTCAGCTGGAGAAGGCCGTGACTGCGAAATTCGGGAATACCACATCATTGCAAACGCAGCTCGCTCAGGCTTTCCGTTATACAAAATATTACATCCCCGCTTTTCATCCGCCTAAAGTAGTCACTTTTATCTCGGGTATTGCCAATTATGGTGCCATTACTATCGACTCTATCCTGGGAATTGGGCTGGATATGTACATGGGCGCCGATTTCCCGCCATATGCCCGTATCCCGGATTATCCTGATTACATGATTCAGCGCTTTGCCCCTGAATATATTACCACCAACTGTATGCAGGTGATCCAGCAACAACTGTATCCCGCACCCCGTAATGGTGGCGGCCTGCTCGAACAAATGATCGAAGCCGGCAAACAACAATATTTCCTTTCTAAAGTATTACCTCAAACGGCCGACTCTATCCGTTTCGGCTATACGAAAGATCAGCTGCAATGGTGTCACGAAAATGAAAAGATGATCTGGCAGTTTTTTGTTCAGAATAACCTTCTCTATTCCACCGACTGGCAGCAGATCAACCACTTCATGACTGATGCGCCCTCAACCCAGGGCATGCCTGAAGGCTCTCCCGGAAAAATAGGCTACTTCGTAGGGTACGCCATCGTGAGCAAATACATGGAAAAGCACACTGATGTTACCTTGCAGCAACTGATGGAATCAAAAAATTTACTGGAAATATTCAAGGAGTCGAAGTACAGACCCTGA
- a CDS encoding UDP-N-acetylmuramoyl-tripeptide--D-alanyl-D-alanine ligase has protein sequence MTIEQLYNIYLQHRSVQTDTRKLKANDIFFALKGDNFNGNTFAAKALEMGAAFAVVDEAAYFTHPDRMMLVDNVLETLQALALWHRKQLNIPFLAITGTNGKTTTKELINASLSAGFKTYATIGNLNNHIGVPLTILGISSDVEIAVIEMGASHQQEIASYCTIALPTHGIITNIGKAHLEGFGSEEGVKKAKGELYDYLRANNGTVFVCNDYPYLMEMSKGISKVITYGSKDADYTGTPAADKALIGVQITSNSTIGFIQTKLTGSYNFPNVMAAVAVASHFNVPVEKIGPAIANYTPSNNRSQVIQQGTNTIIMDAYNANPSSMKAAIDNFVGIDATRKVLMLGAMMELGTDSIREHEALVEQLQRHHWEAVVLVGGDFKKVNHPYIFLENSAEAAQWLQQQQFQDTYILIKGSRSTGMEKVIA, from the coding sequence GTGACCATAGAACAACTGTATAATATCTACCTGCAGCATCGCAGTGTTCAGACAGATACCCGCAAACTGAAGGCTAATGACATTTTCTTCGCACTTAAAGGAGATAACTTCAACGGCAATACGTTTGCAGCGAAAGCACTCGAAATGGGAGCTGCCTTTGCTGTAGTAGATGAAGCCGCCTACTTTACCCACCCCGACAGAATGATGCTGGTAGACAATGTACTGGAGACATTACAGGCACTGGCACTATGGCACCGGAAACAGCTGAATATCCCCTTTCTGGCCATTACCGGCACTAACGGTAAAACCACTACGAAAGAACTGATTAACGCCTCTTTATCTGCCGGCTTTAAAACATATGCCACCATCGGCAATCTCAACAACCATATCGGTGTTCCGCTCACCATCCTGGGCATATCCTCCGATGTGGAAATAGCCGTGATCGAAATGGGCGCCAGCCATCAGCAGGAAATAGCCAGCTACTGCACCATCGCCCTGCCTACCCATGGCATCATCACCAATATCGGGAAAGCCCACCTGGAAGGCTTCGGCAGCGAAGAAGGGGTAAAAAAAGCCAAAGGAGAACTGTACGATTATCTCAGGGCCAACAACGGTACTGTATTCGTATGCAACGACTATCCCTATCTGATGGAGATGAGCAAAGGCATCAGCAAAGTAATCACCTATGGCAGCAAAGATGCTGACTACACCGGCACCCCCGCAGCAGACAAGGCACTCATCGGTGTGCAGATAACCAGCAACAGTACGATCGGATTTATACAAACTAAACTCACCGGTTCCTATAACTTCCCGAATGTAATGGCCGCCGTGGCCGTGGCCAGCCACTTCAATGTGCCTGTTGAAAAGATCGGTCCCGCTATCGCCAACTATACGCCTTCCAACAACCGCTCCCAGGTTATCCAACAGGGTACCAATACTATCATCATGGACGCATACAATGCCAATCCATCCAGCATGAAAGCGGCTATTGATAACTTCGTAGGTATCGATGCTACCCGCAAAGTGCTGATGCTCGGCGCTATGATGGAGCTGGGCACCGACAGTATCCGCGAACATGAAGCTTTGGTGGAGCAGTTACAACGCCATCATTGGGAAGCAGTGGTACTCGTAGGCGGGGATTTTAAAAAGGTAAACCATCCCTACATCTTCCTGGAAAATTCAGCAGAAGCTGCACAATGGCTGCAGCAGCAACAGTTTCAGGACACCTACATACTTATCAAGGGTTCTCGCAGTACCGGCATGGAAAAGGTAATTGCATAA
- a CDS encoding eCIS core domain-containing protein → MEKIRCRIHVDSGLARIAAMVMGVEQVAMVLGRTIHLYGASRLEFLADTAWLRHEACHVKQYQQYGMMGFLRRYLYECARKGYYHNRLEIAARMAETDPLVLEGIEII, encoded by the coding sequence TTGGAAAAAATAAGATGTCGTATACACGTTGATTCAGGGCTTGCCCGCATTGCCGCTATGGTAATGGGAGTAGAACAGGTAGCCATGGTATTGGGACGCACTATACATCTGTATGGGGCGTCCCGTTTGGAGTTTCTGGCCGATACTGCCTGGCTCCGTCATGAAGCCTGTCATGTAAAGCAGTACCAGCAATATGGTATGATGGGTTTCCTGAGAAGATATCTGTATGAATGTGCCCGTAAGGGATATTATCACAACAGGCTGGAAATAGCAGCCAGAATGGCGGAGACTGATCCGCTCGTGCTGGAAGGAATAGAAATTATCTAA
- the mce gene encoding methylmalonyl-CoA epimerase, translated as MLKVEHIGIAVESLAVSVPLFEKLLNTPCYKQEEVSSEQVQTAFFQQGETKIELLEATGSDSAIAKFLAKKGAGMHHIAFEVADIHAEMARLKEEGFVLLHETPKKGADNKLICFLHPKNTNGVLIEICQEIR; from the coding sequence ATGTTAAAAGTAGAACACATCGGGATCGCTGTAGAGTCGCTGGCAGTATCCGTGCCGCTATTTGAGAAATTATTGAACACGCCTTGTTACAAGCAGGAAGAGGTGAGCTCTGAGCAAGTGCAGACAGCCTTTTTTCAACAGGGGGAAACAAAAATAGAGCTGTTGGAGGCAACGGGCTCTGACAGTGCGATTGCTAAATTTCTGGCTAAAAAGGGAGCTGGTATGCATCACATCGCTTTTGAAGTGGCAGACATACATGCGGAGATGGCAAGGTTAAAGGAAGAAGGCTTTGTATTACTGCATGAGACCCCAAAAAAAGGAGCTGATAATAAGCTGATTTGTTTTTTGCACCCTAAGAATACCAATGGTGTTTTAATAGAGATTTGTCAGGAGATCAGGTAG
- a CDS encoding YceI family protein: MKSLICLLFLALLSSPLLAQDIFSSKNTHFSFFSSSPLEDIEAKTEKGVSAINIKTKAIYFKVPIASFQFRQKLMQEHFNQNYLESDKYPYAEFKGKVLDDADLSKDGTYQVTVEGILNLHGVDKTYKEKGTITVKGGNITAGATFNIRIADHRIDIPTIVVKNIAEVVAVTVNALYTVVNR, encoded by the coding sequence ATGAAAAGCCTTATCTGTTTATTATTCCTGGCCCTATTGTCCTCACCGCTGCTGGCGCAGGATATTTTCTCCTCTAAAAACACTCACTTTTCTTTCTTTTCCTCTTCCCCGCTGGAAGATATCGAAGCAAAGACTGAAAAAGGAGTGTCTGCCATCAACATCAAAACCAAGGCTATCTATTTCAAGGTGCCAATTGCTTCTTTCCAGTTCAGACAGAAGCTGATGCAGGAACATTTCAACCAAAACTATCTGGAAAGTGACAAGTATCCTTATGCCGAATTCAAAGGAAAAGTGCTGGACGATGCAGACCTCAGCAAAGACGGCACTTATCAGGTAACGGTAGAGGGTATACTAAATCTGCATGGCGTAGACAAAACCTACAAGGAAAAAGGTACTATCACCGTAAAGGGCGGTAATATCACTGCCGGTGCCACTTTTAACATCCGCATTGCAGATCATCGTATCGATATCCCTACGATTGTGGTGAAAAATATCGCGGAGGTAGTAGCCGTCACAGTGAATGCACTGTATACAGTTGTCAACCGGTAA
- the apaG gene encoding Co2+/Mg2+ efflux protein ApaG, with amino-acid sequence MVKKVTEGITISVETFYQPDYSNPIGGEFMFAYRITIENNNTFPIKLLRRHWFIIDSNGSHREVEGEGVVGVQPLLAPGETYQYVSGSNLRTEIGKMYGTYQMENQLDKKILDVRIPEFQMVVPFKLN; translated from the coding sequence ATGGTTAAGAAGGTAACAGAGGGCATCACCATCAGCGTAGAAACATTCTACCAGCCGGATTATTCCAATCCGATTGGAGGCGAATTTATGTTTGCTTACCGTATCACCATTGAAAACAACAATACATTCCCCATCAAGTTACTGCGCCGTCACTGGTTTATTATTGATTCCAACGGTTCCCACCGTGAAGTGGAAGGAGAAGGTGTAGTTGGTGTTCAGCCACTGCTGGCCCCCGGCGAAACCTATCAATATGTCTCGGGCTCCAACCTCCGCACCGAGATCGGAAAGATGTACGGTACTTATCAAATGGAAAATCAGCTTGATAAGAAAATCCTGGATGTCAGGATTCCTGAGTTCCAGATGGTTGTTCCATTTAAACTGAACTAA
- a CDS encoding porin family protein → MKRIFLLALTIGMVQMGMAQSGYRTFREKVRLGFKLDPMISILKPQESGVNRNSSKAGLAFGVMADFNLNETGNYALASGFNVVLGGSKLKYDAGKGLGDFKASPAEYNMKLTYIEIPLALKLKTTSHNDIDWWGQFGTYLAFPVSGRADIISLNQTFDRVNILPEMNRINIGMLIGAGIEYPLGETLKGVVGVTYQNGFVDVTRNAKWNDGKVNMNSFALRLGVYF, encoded by the coding sequence ATGAAGAGGATTTTCCTTTTAGCATTGACAATAGGTATGGTGCAGATGGGGATGGCGCAGAGCGGGTACCGTACTTTCCGGGAGAAAGTAAGGCTGGGTTTTAAATTAGACCCGATGATATCCATACTGAAACCGCAGGAGTCGGGAGTGAACCGCAACAGTTCCAAAGCGGGACTTGCTTTTGGTGTGATGGCCGATTTTAACCTGAACGAAACCGGTAACTATGCGCTGGCTTCGGGCTTCAACGTGGTGCTGGGCGGTAGTAAGCTGAAATATGATGCTGGTAAAGGATTGGGCGATTTTAAGGCCAGTCCGGCAGAATATAATATGAAACTCACCTACATTGAGATACCATTGGCGCTGAAGTTAAAAACAACCTCGCATAATGATATCGACTGGTGGGGACAATTCGGTACCTATCTCGCATTCCCTGTCAGCGGAAGGGCGGATATCATCTCCCTGAATCAAACCTTTGACAGAGTGAACATACTGCCCGAAATGAACCGTATCAACATCGGCATGCTCATCGGGGCCGGTATTGAATATCCCTTGGGCGAAACCCTTAAAGGCGTAGTAGGTGTCACCTATCAGAATGGTTTTGTGGACGTGACCCGCAATGCGAAATGGAATGATGGTAAAGTAAATATGAATAGCTTTGCACTTCGGCTGGGCGTATATTTCTAG
- a CDS encoding NAD+ synthase, producing the protein MKIILAQQNYHIGNFEHNTQKIIDGIHAAKVQGADLVVFSELCVCGYPPRDFLEFEDFIGQCYHAIDVIKAHTKDIAVLVGSPARNPQREGKDLFNAAWFLHEGEVKQVVHKTLLPTYDVFDEYRYFEPSYEWNIIPFKGKKLAVTICEDIWNLGNNPLYRVCPMDVLMAQEPDVMINLSASPFDYDHDEDRKEIIRANVLKYKLPMYYCNTVGSQTEIVFDGGSLIFDAAGNVAKVLPYFTEALDGMDLEDLLSKGTAVAATPTFTPLTELVFDHNIHRIYDALVLGIRDYFSKMGFKKAILGSSGGIDSAVVLAIACDALGSENVRAVLMPSPYSTDHSVNDAVALSKNLNNPYDIIRINDIYENFLTTLEPYFKGLPFNVAEENTQSRIRGNLLMGLSNKFGYILLNTSNKSELSTGYGTLYGDMAGGLSVLGDVYKMQVYALARYINREREIIPVNIIEKAPSAELRPNQKDSDSLPDYTVLDKLLYQYIERRQGPKEIIAQGFDSALVSRALKMVNTNEYKRNQFCPIIRVSSKAFGVGRRMPIVGKYLS; encoded by the coding sequence ATGAAAATTATACTGGCACAACAGAACTACCATATAGGCAATTTTGAACACAACACACAGAAGATCATTGATGGCATTCATGCTGCAAAGGTGCAGGGCGCCGATCTGGTGGTGTTTTCCGAGTTGTGCGTTTGCGGGTATCCTCCCCGTGACTTCCTTGAGTTTGAAGACTTTATCGGGCAATGTTATCATGCTATTGATGTGATTAAAGCCCATACCAAAGATATCGCCGTGCTGGTGGGCAGCCCGGCACGCAATCCTCAGCGTGAAGGTAAAGACCTCTTTAATGCGGCCTGGTTCCTTCATGAAGGAGAAGTGAAACAGGTAGTGCACAAAACACTACTGCCTACCTATGATGTTTTTGATGAATACCGCTATTTTGAACCATCCTACGAATGGAACATTATTCCTTTCAAAGGGAAAAAACTGGCGGTAACCATCTGTGAAGATATCTGGAACCTGGGCAACAATCCACTGTACCGGGTATGTCCGATGGATGTGCTGATGGCGCAGGAACCTGATGTGATGATCAACCTCTCTGCTTCCCCTTTTGATTATGATCATGATGAAGACAGAAAAGAGATCATCCGGGCTAATGTGCTCAAATACAAGCTGCCTATGTATTACTGTAATACAGTAGGCTCTCAGACAGAGATCGTATTTGATGGTGGTTCCCTGATTTTTGATGCAGCCGGTAATGTGGCGAAGGTATTGCCTTACTTCACGGAAGCTTTGGATGGCATGGACCTGGAAGACCTGCTTAGCAAAGGAACAGCAGTGGCAGCCACACCAACATTCACTCCGCTGACTGAACTGGTTTTTGACCACAACATACATCGCATCTATGATGCGCTGGTATTGGGCATCCGCGACTATTTCAGCAAGATGGGCTTCAAAAAGGCCATCCTGGGCTCTTCCGGCGGGATAGACAGCGCTGTGGTGCTCGCCATCGCCTGTGATGCCCTGGGCAGCGAAAATGTAAGGGCTGTGCTGATGCCTTCCCCCTACTCTACTGATCATTCTGTAAATGATGCGGTGGCCTTGTCCAAAAATCTGAACAATCCTTATGATATCATCCGTATCAATGATATCTACGAAAATTTCCTGACCACGCTGGAGCCCTATTTCAAAGGGCTGCCCTTCAATGTGGCAGAAGAAAATACGCAGTCCCGTATCCGCGGTAACCTGCTGATGGGGCTGTCCAACAAATTTGGGTATATTCTGTTGAATACATCCAATAAGAGTGAGCTGTCTACCGGTTATGGCACGCTTTACGGCGATATGGCCGGTGGCCTGTCTGTGCTGGGAGATGTGTACAAAATGCAGGTATATGCGCTGGCCCGTTATATCAACCGGGAGCGGGAGATTATACCGGTAAACATCATTGAAAAGGCCCCTTCTGCAGAGCTGCGCCCTAATCAGAAAGACAGCGACAGCCTGCCGGATTACACCGTGCTCGACAAACTGCTGTATCAGTACATTGAGCGCCGTCAGGGTCCTAAAGAAATTATCGCTCAGGGCTTCGACTCCGCTTTGGTTTCGCGGGCCTTAAAGATGGTTAACACCAATGAATATAAAAGAAATCAATTCTGCCCTATTATCCGTGTCTCTTCCAAAGCCTTTGGTGTAGGCCGCAGGATGCCGATAGTAGGTAAATATCTCAGCTAA